Proteins encoded by one window of Filimonas effusa:
- a CDS encoding STAS domain-containing protein: MASDLSKLLQKQKNQILEIWMNKQLADISLREDLLSNEDLREQSTELLDAVVKYIGKNNTDGNADEFDPVFEILSGISLSRAKQGFSPRETGIYIFSLKEALQEVIQKEYSNNTTLLYESFITINKLVDSFGIVTFETYIKGREEVILRQTDEITEISTPVIRVWDGILALPIIGTLDSSRTQIVMENLLQEIVVTGSSIAILDISGVPTVDSLVAQHLIKTVSATRLMGAECIISGIRPEIAQTVVHLGIDLSNIITKASLASALHYAFSMLQLEVKKKSIKANRV; this comes from the coding sequence ATGGCTTCAGACCTGTCTAAACTACTGCAGAAACAAAAGAACCAGATATTAGAGATATGGATGAACAAGCAGCTTGCGGATATAAGTTTGCGTGAAGACCTTTTGTCCAACGAAGATCTGCGGGAGCAATCCACAGAATTGCTGGATGCCGTTGTAAAATATATCGGAAAGAACAATACTGATGGTAACGCGGATGAATTCGACCCTGTATTCGAGATCTTGTCCGGGATATCGTTAAGCCGGGCCAAGCAAGGTTTTTCGCCCCGCGAAACCGGCATTTATATCTTCAGCCTCAAGGAGGCGCTGCAGGAAGTTATTCAAAAGGAATACAGTAATAATACCACGCTTTTATACGAGAGCTTCATTACGATCAATAAGCTGGTCGACAGTTTTGGCATTGTTACTTTTGAAACATACATCAAAGGTCGTGAAGAGGTGATACTGCGCCAGACAGATGAGATCACGGAAATCTCCACTCCCGTTATACGGGTATGGGACGGCATACTGGCATTGCCTATTATAGGAACGCTTGACAGTTCGCGTACACAGATCGTAATGGAGAACCTGCTCCAGGAGATTGTAGTAACCGGCAGCAGTATAGCGATCCTGGATATTTCAGGTGTACCTACGGTAGATTCGCTGGTTGCGCAGCACCTGATAAAAACAGTAAGCGCTACGCGACTGATGGGAGCGGAATGCATCATCAGTGGCATCAGGCCGGAGATTGCCCAAACGGTAGTTCACCTGGGGATAGACCTCTCCAATATTATTACAAAAGCTTCTCTTGCCAGTGCATTACATTATGCGTTCAGCATGTTACAACTGGAAGTAAAAAAGAAATCTATAAAAGCAAACCGGGTGTAG
- a CDS encoding STAS domain-containing protein has translation MDRIPILRMGHFLLVTIQTDLYDRLALELEADLVQMVNKTNAKGVLIDISALSIVDSFMGRIIGNIASMCKILDAETIVTGMQPAVAITLIELGLDLKGVHTALNVERGMAILQAKIREQSDISEETDDEDDDDYPDTERFESSDT, from the coding sequence ATGGACAGAATTCCTATTCTAAGAATGGGTCACTTTCTGTTGGTGACCATACAAACGGACCTATACGACAGGCTGGCACTGGAGCTGGAAGCGGACCTGGTGCAAATGGTGAATAAAACCAATGCCAAAGGGGTACTGATAGATATTTCAGCCCTGAGCATAGTGGATTCCTTTATGGGAAGGATCATTGGCAATATTGCCAGCATGTGTAAGATACTTGATGCCGAAACGATCGTAACCGGCATGCAACCTGCGGTAGCCATCACTTTAATAGAACTGGGGCTTGATTTAAAAGGCGTTCATACGGCTCTGAATGTAGAAAGGGGTATGGCGATACTGCAGGCGAAGATCAGGGAGCAGTCCGATATCAGCGAAGAGACAGACGACGAAGACGACGATGATTATCCGGATACTGAACGCTTTGAATCTTCTGATACATGA
- a CDS encoding ATP-binding protein, with amino-acid sequence MKEIARVSLSNEMDLILAHRRSMKLAEIAGLSLSAQTTFATAVSEVARLILDRSREGVLKVGIYSLGREQAVVAYICDRRADISLKNPELQNARKLVNKFQITTTPEEVCIELYYNIPLLIRNIEQKIKDWQTMFSQDLPVSPYEEIKRKNEQLLLLAEKLKASENQYRTLTNALPLIIFTLNSKGQVVYTNNWMHTYTGYTADQLNEEKWQQVVHPEDHPSFLMMLQNVAAAEGAIIKTQCRIKDALTGRFNWHVISVSPLQEESNSDLFIGYIVDIHAQKEFEQAMRDNQHLKEIQHKLTRNEMELRHNINQLNRSNTELQQFAYVASHDLQEPVRKMIFYSDYFHKNYSQLIDEKGSLFLNNMLHASYRMRNLINDLLSFAKIRKEDTSFEPVELNEIASEALRDLEITINDKKASIHIAPLPAIEGNAIQLVQLFENIIANALKYGKTDVAPEIQIQARFTDDQQVRISFADNGIGFETKYLPKMFTLFQRLHGIGEYEGTGFGLAICKKIVDLHNGTIDASSTPGAGAVFTVTLPLLQSKKINGDVFEY; translated from the coding sequence ATGAAGGAAATCGCCAGGGTATCTCTGTCAAATGAAATGGACCTGATACTGGCTCACCGCCGGTCGATGAAGCTTGCCGAGATAGCAGGGTTATCTTTATCGGCACAGACTACATTTGCGACTGCCGTATCGGAGGTGGCGAGGTTAATCCTGGACCGGAGCCGTGAAGGCGTTTTAAAAGTAGGCATTTATTCCCTTGGCAGGGAGCAGGCCGTGGTGGCCTATATCTGCGACAGAAGAGCCGATATTTCCCTTAAAAATCCCGAGTTACAGAACGCCCGCAAACTGGTCAATAAATTCCAGATCACAACGACGCCTGAAGAGGTATGTATCGAGCTTTATTATAACATTCCGCTGCTGATCCGTAATATAGAACAGAAAATCAAAGACTGGCAGACGATGTTCAGCCAGGACCTTCCGGTATCGCCCTATGAAGAGATCAAGCGGAAAAATGAGCAATTGTTACTACTGGCGGAGAAATTAAAAGCCAGTGAAAACCAATACCGGACGCTTACCAATGCTTTGCCCCTGATCATTTTCACGCTCAACAGCAAAGGCCAGGTGGTGTACACGAATAACTGGATGCATACCTATACGGGTTATACGGCCGATCAGCTGAACGAAGAAAAGTGGCAGCAGGTAGTTCATCCCGAGGATCATCCTTCGTTCCTGATGATGCTGCAGAATGTAGCGGCGGCAGAGGGCGCGATCATTAAAACCCAATGCCGGATCAAAGATGCGCTGACGGGCAGGTTCAACTGGCATGTGATATCGGTATCGCCTTTACAGGAGGAGAGCAACAGTGACCTGTTCATAGGTTATATCGTAGATATTCATGCCCAGAAAGAGTTTGAGCAGGCAATGCGCGACAACCAGCATCTGAAGGAAATACAGCATAAGCTTACGCGCAATGAAATGGAGTTGCGGCATAATATCAACCAGCTCAACCGGAGCAATACCGAGTTGCAGCAGTTTGCCTATGTAGCCAGTCACGACCTGCAGGAGCCTGTTCGAAAAATGATCTTCTACAGTGACTATTTTCATAAGAACTATTCGCAACTGATAGATGAAAAGGGCAGTTTGTTCTTAAACAACATGCTGCATGCCTCGTACCGGATGCGTAACCTGATCAATGATCTTTTATCGTTCGCCAAAATACGGAAGGAAGACACCAGTTTTGAACCTGTAGAGCTTAATGAAATTGCATCGGAGGCGCTTCGCGATCTTGAGATAACCATTAATGATAAGAAGGCCAGCATTCATATAGCGCCACTGCCTGCCATCGAAGGCAATGCGATACAGCTGGTACAACTATTCGAGAACATTATCGCCAATGCGCTGAAGTATGGGAAAACGGATGTTGCTCCTGAAATACAGATACAGGCCAGGTTCACAGATGATCAGCAGGTACGTATCAGTTTTGCGGATAATGGCATCGGTTTTGAGACCAAATATCTCCCCAAAATGTTCACCTTGTTCCAGCGGTTACATGGTATCGGGGAATACGAGGGCACGGGCTTTGGGCTGGCCATTTGTAAAAAAATTGTTGATTTGCATAATGGAACTATTGATGCGAGCAGTACACCGGGAGCGGGCGCTGTATTTACGGTCACGCTTCCTTTGCTGCAATCTAAAAAAATAAATGGCGATGTCTTTGAATATTAA
- a CDS encoding anti-sigma regulatory factor has product MILTLNQETLPLYKEQEVILLRNRIKEYAVKIGMGLVNQTKLITAASELMRNMLKYAAGGSVKVEAVSKGRETGIRLVFTDKGPGIPDIALAMKDGYSTGKSLGVGLPGTRRLVSEFDIKSKPGEGTVVTVIKWKNG; this is encoded by the coding sequence ATGATCCTCACACTCAACCAGGAGACCCTCCCTTTATATAAGGAGCAGGAGGTGATACTGCTTCGTAACCGGATCAAAGAGTATGCGGTTAAAATAGGCATGGGCCTGGTAAATCAAACAAAACTTATCACTGCTGCCAGCGAGCTGATGCGTAATATGCTGAAGTATGCTGCCGGCGGCTCCGTAAAAGTAGAAGCTGTTAGTAAAGGCAGGGAAACCGGCATCCGGCTTGTATTTACAGACAAAGGGCCTGGCATCCCGGATATTGCACTGGCGATGAAGGACGGCTATTCTACAGGCAAGAGCCTGGGAGTAGGCTTACCCGGAACCCGGCGACTTGTAAGTGAGTTTGATATCAAAAGCAAACCGGGAGAGGGCACTGTTGTAACAGTAATAAAATGGAAGAATGGCTAG
- a CDS encoding ATP-binding SpoIIE family protein phosphatase: MARMHHQFFNVADRSYLAIIKKDIHSLAVQLPFSSNQLAEIDIIVAELTSNLIKYAKEGQLLVKLIDEDDRQGIEILSIDQGPGMSDVSRMQEDGVSTGTSLGQGLGAIKRLSHEFQVYSVKGWGTIVLTRVWTKAPSFIKPRKLFEVQSVVVPKPGETGCGDGMAYKKTGNHLLIFSGDALGHGEDAGEVMEKAVKAFHDSPETSPAATLRFMHTEVRKTRGLVACVASFSFREKKWTIAGVGNISIRSGNFEFSKGYFSYNGIVGLNIPGSMKDQEIICEPHQRLVFCSDGLKSRWELPKLAGIYKYDPIILAAALYKDYARNTDDMSVIVGKINVS; encoded by the coding sequence ATGGCTAGAATGCACCATCAATTTTTTAATGTCGCTGACCGAAGCTACCTGGCCATCATAAAAAAAGATATTCATTCCCTTGCAGTACAGTTGCCGTTTTCATCGAACCAACTGGCAGAGATAGATATCATTGTTGCGGAATTAACCAGTAACCTGATCAAATATGCAAAAGAAGGACAGTTGCTGGTAAAATTAATTGATGAAGACGACAGGCAGGGAATAGAGATCTTAAGTATAGACCAGGGGCCCGGCATGTCGGATGTAAGCCGTATGCAGGAGGATGGCGTGTCTACCGGCACGTCCCTGGGCCAGGGTTTGGGCGCTATTAAACGGCTGTCGCATGAATTCCAGGTGTATTCCGTAAAGGGCTGGGGCACTATTGTACTTACACGGGTATGGACAAAAGCGCCGTCGTTTATTAAACCCAGGAAATTATTTGAAGTACAATCGGTAGTTGTACCCAAACCGGGAGAAACCGGGTGTGGCGATGGCATGGCGTATAAAAAGACGGGCAATCACCTGCTTATATTTTCCGGAGATGCTTTAGGTCATGGCGAGGATGCCGGGGAGGTGATGGAAAAGGCTGTAAAAGCATTTCATGACAGCCCTGAGACAAGCCCGGCAGCAACTTTGCGTTTCATGCATACCGAGGTGCGGAAAACACGCGGGCTGGTAGCATGCGTAGCTTCTTTCTCATTCAGAGAAAAAAAATGGACCATTGCCGGGGTAGGCAACATTAGTATACGTTCCGGCAACTTTGAATTTTCGAAAGGTTATTTTTCATATAACGGCATTGTAGGTTTAAATATACCTGGCAGTATGAAAGACCAGGAAATCATTTGTGAGCCGCATCAGCGGCTTGTATTTTGTTCTGACGGTCTTAAATCGAGATGGGAGTTGCCCAAACTGGCGGGCATTTATAAATATGATCCAATAATACTGGCAGCAGCTTTGTATAAGGATTATGCCAGGAATACAGATGATATGTCGGTTATCGTTGGCAAAATAAACGTATCGTAA
- a CDS encoding M14 family metallopeptidase, with translation MRQIFLFSVLLCCFFTVHAQSVQSPEQFLGYKLGSRYTAHHQVVAYCRAVAAARPDMVKVESYGKTTENRELIVVYISDPSHIAKLGEIQRNNLRLAGSSKDAAATTQAPAVVWLSYNVHGNEPSSSEAAMQTLFALADPANKQTKEWLKQTVVIIDPCINPDGRDRYVNWFNSVVGRKYNVDPQSREHDEPWPGGRSNHYNFDLNRDWAWQTQVESQQRMKKYNEWMPQVHVDFHEQLYNSPYYFAPAAEPLHEVITPWQREFQVLSGKNNARYFDANGWLYFTREEFDLFYPSYGDTYPMYNGAIGMTFEQGGHSRGGLGIVKSDGDTLTLSDRIAHHYTAGLSTIEISAKNAARLVTEYKKFFDDNTAAKDAVYKTYVVTTKNKAQLEGLKRLLHANDIRYGQLASKSFRGLNYFSDKEESFRDEGEHLAITAFQPRSNLLRVLFEPRSRLNDSVTYDITAWAIPYVYNLKAYAVKERLEIQENRTGEPAPAADITSNYGLLIPYNSLQSAQAMAALLQQKVRLRFAQKPFTYKNKVYERGTLLVLKGGNIPEWSAVTNKVCRNFQLQPESVESGFVDQGADFGSSGIHYLHAPRVALLTGEQTSSLGAGEVWAFFDQVLDYPVTLLNTRDLADFSLRNYDVLIMPDGYYDVLNDKNVNDKLRTFVKEGGKLVAIEQAVARLSDEGWGIQPKEEEKDNDSVGSYSMLHRFSEQERDGAAEAIPGAIFRVDLDDSHPLAYGYSGSYYTLKQQSTVYNFLKNGWNVGVLKKENYVSGFVGSRLKPRIKDGLVFGAQGLGKGTVVYLADNPLFRHFWEGGKLLFANAVFLAGQ, from the coding sequence ATGAGGCAAATATTTCTATTCTCCGTTTTATTGTGTTGCTTTTTTACCGTCCACGCGCAATCGGTTCAAAGCCCGGAACAGTTCCTCGGTTATAAATTAGGAAGCAGGTACACCGCACATCACCAGGTGGTAGCCTATTGCCGGGCAGTAGCAGCAGCCCGGCCCGATATGGTGAAAGTGGAATCTTATGGCAAAACCACGGAGAACAGGGAATTGATCGTCGTATATATAAGCGACCCCTCTCATATCGCAAAACTGGGCGAAATACAACGTAATAACTTAAGACTGGCAGGGAGCAGCAAAGACGCTGCTGCTACCACGCAGGCCCCCGCAGTCGTTTGGCTTAGTTACAACGTACACGGCAACGAACCCTCTTCCTCAGAGGCTGCCATGCAAACTTTGTTTGCCCTCGCCGATCCCGCAAATAAACAAACCAAAGAATGGCTGAAACAAACTGTAGTGATCATAGATCCCTGCATCAACCCCGATGGCAGAGACCGCTATGTGAATTGGTTTAACAGCGTGGTAGGCAGAAAATACAATGTCGATCCACAGTCACGCGAACACGATGAACCATGGCCCGGCGGCAGAAGTAACCACTACAACTTCGATCTCAACAGGGATTGGGCATGGCAAACCCAGGTAGAATCGCAGCAGCGGATGAAAAAATACAACGAGTGGATGCCGCAGGTGCATGTCGATTTCCACGAACAGCTTTATAATTCTCCCTATTATTTTGCCCCCGCAGCCGAACCGCTCCACGAAGTTATCACACCCTGGCAGCGTGAGTTCCAGGTTCTGTCCGGGAAAAACAATGCCCGCTATTTCGACGCCAACGGGTGGCTCTACTTTACACGCGAAGAATTCGACCTCTTTTACCCCTCTTACGGCGATACCTATCCCATGTACAACGGCGCCATAGGCATGACCTTTGAACAAGGCGGCCATAGCAGGGGAGGACTTGGCATCGTTAAAAGCGACGGCGATACATTAACGCTCTCCGATAGAATTGCACACCACTACACCGCAGGACTTTCCACCATCGAGATCAGCGCCAAAAACGCTGCCCGCCTGGTTACCGAATACAAAAAGTTTTTCGACGATAACACCGCCGCCAAAGACGCCGTGTATAAAACATATGTGGTGACCACTAAAAACAAAGCGCAGCTGGAAGGATTGAAACGGCTCCTCCATGCAAATGATATCCGCTATGGTCAGTTGGCTTCCAAATCGTTCCGCGGCCTGAACTACTTTTCCGATAAAGAAGAAAGCTTCCGCGACGAAGGTGAACACCTTGCTATAACTGCCTTCCAGCCACGTAGTAACCTGCTCAGGGTATTGTTCGAACCCAGAAGCCGGCTTAACGATTCGGTGACTTACGATATTACCGCCTGGGCAATACCTTATGTTTATAACCTGAAAGCCTATGCCGTTAAAGAACGCCTTGAAATTCAGGAGAATAGAACCGGCGAACCGGCGCCTGCTGCCGACATTACCAGCAATTATGGCCTGCTCATTCCTTATAATTCCCTGCAAAGTGCCCAGGCGATGGCTGCCTTGCTGCAGCAGAAAGTAAGACTGCGGTTTGCTCAAAAACCGTTTACGTATAAAAATAAGGTCTATGAAAGGGGTACCCTCCTGGTATTGAAAGGAGGAAATATCCCTGAATGGAGCGCTGTCACCAACAAAGTTTGCCGCAACTTCCAGCTGCAACCCGAATCTGTGGAAAGTGGTTTTGTTGACCAGGGCGCCGATTTCGGCTCTTCAGGCATTCACTACCTGCACGCACCCCGCGTAGCACTGTTGACAGGCGAACAAACTTCTTCGCTCGGCGCAGGCGAAGTTTGGGCCTTCTTCGACCAGGTGCTTGATTATCCCGTCACTTTACTCAATACCCGCGATCTCGCCGATTTCAGCCTCAGGAATTATGATGTGCTCATCATGCCCGACGGCTATTACGACGTCCTCAACGATAAAAATGTAAATGATAAGCTCAGGACGTTCGTAAAAGAAGGAGGGAAGCTGGTGGCAATAGAACAGGCAGTGGCGCGACTGTCGGACGAAGGATGGGGCATCCAGCCAAAAGAAGAAGAAAAAGACAATGACTCTGTTGGCAGCTACAGCATGCTCCACCGTTTCAGCGAGCAGGAACGTGACGGCGCTGCAGAAGCAATACCCGGCGCTATTTTCAGGGTCGACCTCGACGATTCCCATCCATTGGCTTATGGCTACAGCGGCAGCTACTATACGCTTAAACAGCAGTCAACAGTATATAATTTCCTGAAGAACGGCTGGAATGTAGGCGTCCTTAAAAAAGAGAACTACGTTTCAGGCTTTGTAGGAAGCCGCCTGAAACCACGTATTAAAGATGGTTTGGTCTTTGGCGCGCAGGGACTCGGAAAAGGTACCGTCGTTTACCTGGCCGATAACCCCCTTTTCCGCCATTTCTGGGAAGGAGGAAAGCTACTCTTCGCAAATGCTGTTTTCCTGGCCGGACAATAA
- a CDS encoding response regulator, with protein MSLNIKILLADDDKEDQLILSDAFHQIGITNAVHFEDNGEGALQHLERSFEENVLPQLIILDLNMPRMNGTQTLRILKQDARFKHIPIIIYSTSLNNIERDECIRLGAHSYIIKPLTFSEYIKSAEYFYNLCLPAPNEQ; from the coding sequence ATGTCTTTGAATATTAAGATACTGCTGGCAGACGACGATAAAGAGGACCAGCTGATACTTTCGGATGCTTTTCACCAGATAGGCATCACGAATGCTGTTCATTTTGAAGACAATGGAGAAGGCGCGTTGCAGCACCTGGAACGTAGTTTCGAGGAGAACGTGTTACCCCAGCTTATCATACTGGACCTGAACATGCCGCGTATGAACGGTACACAAACCCTGCGTATTTTGAAGCAGGATGCGCGGTTCAAACATATTCCTATCATCATTTATTCCACTTCGCTGAACAACATCGAGCGTGACGAGTGCATCAGGCTTGGAGCGCATTCTTATATCATCAAGCCACTCACTTTCAGCGAGTATATTAAATCGGCGGAATACTTCTACAATTTATGCCTTCCTGCGCCTAACGAGCAGTAA
- a CDS encoding DUF1572 family protein codes for MSFEQGFLADITKRFRIYKEMGDKTLAQLSEKELFFRPSPESNNIAIIIQHMYGSMLSRWTNFLTEDGEKPWRKRDAEFEATEASKADLLSFWAEGWKCLLDTLSSLKPEDLTKTIYIRTEPLMAYDAILRQLAHYSSHVGQIILLGKMIRDKDWQSLSIVKGHSSEYNQSMGMR; via the coding sequence ATGAGTTTCGAACAAGGATTTCTCGCAGATATTACAAAGCGATTCCGTATCTATAAAGAGATGGGTGATAAAACCCTTGCACAGCTCAGCGAAAAGGAGCTGTTTTTCCGTCCCTCGCCGGAAAGCAACAATATTGCCATTATCATACAGCATATGTATGGCAGTATGTTAAGCCGCTGGACCAATTTCCTTACGGAAGACGGGGAGAAACCCTGGCGGAAAAGAGATGCCGAGTTTGAAGCTACGGAAGCTTCAAAGGCAGACCTGTTGTCGTTTTGGGCGGAGGGCTGGAAATGCCTGCTCGACACGCTTTCTTCCCTGAAACCTGAAGATCTCACCAAAACCATTTATATCCGTACGGAACCTTTGATGGCCTATGACGCCATATTAAGGCAGCTGGCGCATTATTCTTCACATGTAGGGCAGATCATCCTTCTGGGAAAAATGATCAGGGATAAAGACTGGCAGTCGCTTAGTATTGTTAAAGGCCATAGCTCGGAATATAACCAGTCTATGGGCATGCGTTAG